The Malus domestica chromosome 10, GDT2T_hap1 genome contains a region encoding:
- the LOC103432117 gene encoding protein ROOT HAIR SPECIFIC 17-like, producing the protein MKKKKRDAINGHSCINITATALGGVVFKTSVLRRHFRRIRHHVFPLISAVSGCLLLFLAAFSVLAPSPVLHPHDHLSLLRHLTSDDNGDVEVWPNSEETTRFRVPESGGSSGRDLWSTRESELFYSCSNAADNFATADAKTHSNRYLLIATSGGLNQQRTGITDAVVAAYILNATLVVPKLDQKSYWKDSSNFDEIFDVDWFISSLSKYVKIIKELPTKGGKPMSVHTTRVPRKCNEKCYQNRLVPVLNKKHAVQLTKFDYRLSNRLDSDLQKLRCRANYQALKFTDTISEMGKKLVERMRMKSKHFIALHLRFEPDMLAFSGCDYGGGEKERKELGKLRKRWKTLHASNPDKVRRHGRCPLTPEEVGLMLRALGFGSDIHLYVASGEVYGGEETMAPLKALFPNFHTKETLLSKELAPFSSFSSRMAALDFIVCDESDVFITNNNGNMAKMLAGRRRYFGHKPTIRPNAKKLSPLFINRNNMTWEEFASRLRTSQIGFMGEPNEIRPGRGEFHENPAACICSASNTKAEEVPIPLNESPDILKIDKEDYTNKDSGYATDEQVTEDEQDWSEADYTEIANRSLGKVLPSVRVSDPSLLLKSDQPELDEFFSD; encoded by the exons atgaagaagaagaagagagacgCAATCAACGGCCACAGCTGCATCAACATCACCGCCACCGCCCTCGGCGGCGTTGTTTTCAAAACCTCTGTTCTCCGGCGACACTTCCGCCGTATCCGCCACCACGTGTTCCCGCTAATCTCCGCCGTTTCCGGTTGCCTGCTCCTCTTCCTCGCCGCCTTCTCTGTCCTCGCTCCTTCGCCGGTTCTGCATCCTCACGATCACCTCTCGCTCTTGCGTCACCTCACCTCG GATGACAATGGCGACGTTGAGGTCTGGCCAAATTCGGAGGAGACGACGAGGTTTCGCGTGCCG GAGAGTGGGGGAAGTTCAGGTCGAGATTTATGGAGTACAAGGGAATCGGAGCTTTTCTATAGCTGCAGCAATGCCGCCGATAACTTTGCAA CTGCTGATGCGAAAACTCATTCGAATCGCTACTTGTTGATTGCTACTAGTGGAGGATTGAACCAACAAAGAACAGGA ATAACAGATGCTGTTGTTGCAGCTTATATCTTGAACGCTACTCTTGTTGTTCCCAAGCTGGACCAGAAATCGTATTGGAAGGATTCCAG CAACTTCGATGAAATCTTTGATGTAGACTGGTTTATATCATCTCTGTCGAAATATGTAAAAATCATTAAAGAGCTTCCAACAAAGGGAGGGAAACCAATGAGTGTGCATACCACGCGAGTCCCAAGGAAGTGTAATGAAAAATGTTACCAGAACCGCTTGGTGCCCGTTCTTAATAAAAAGCAT GCTGTTCAGCTCACAAAATTTGATTACAGACTTTCAAATAGGTTGGATTCAGATTTACAAAAGCTGAGATGTAGAGCCAATTATCAAGCCTTGAAATTTACCGACACGATTAGTGAAATGGGTAAAAAGTTGGTTGAGAGAATGAGAATGAAAAGCAAGCATTTCATTGCCCTGCATCTGAG GTTTGAGCCTGATATGCTGGCGTTTTCTGGATGCGATTATGGTGGGggagaaaaggaaaggaaagaacTTGGCAAACTTCGGAAAAGGTGGAAAACTTTACAT GCAAGCAACCCTGACAAGGTACGAAGACATGGCAGATGCCCGCTAACTCCAGAGGAAGTTGGTCTCATGCTTAGAGCGCTGGGTTTCGGAAGTGATATTCACTTGTATGTGGCATCCGGTGAAGTATATGGAGGTGAAGAGACAATGGCACCACTAAAAGCACTTTTCCCAAACTTCCACACAAAAGAGACTTTATTAAGTAAGGAGTTGGCACCATTTTCATCCTTCTCTTCTCGAATGGCTGCACTGGACTTCATTGTTTGCGATGAAAGTGATGTTTTCATCACCAACAACAATGGCAATATGGCTAAAATGTTAGCTGGTCGAAG GAGATACTTTGGTCACAAACCAACAATCCGTCCAAATGCTAAGAAACTGTCTCCGTTGTTCATAAATCGTAATAACATGACATGGGAAGAATTTGCATCGAGGCTTCGAACAAGTCAAATTGGATTCATGGGAGAGCCAAATGAGATAAGGCCCGGCAGGGGTGAGTTCCACGAAAACCCAGCAGCCTGCATTTGTAGCGCATCTAACACAAAGGCTGAGGAAGTTCCAATTCCTCTAAATGAAAGTCCTGATATCCTTAAAATAGATAAGGAGGATTATACGAACAAGGACAGTGGTTATGCGACAGATGAGCAAGTAACTGAGGACGAGCAAGATTGGTCTGAGGCGGATTATACTGAAATTGCAAATCGGTCTCTAGGGAAAGTGCTGCCTAGCGTAAGAGTTTCAGATCCAAGTCTTCTACTGAAGTCCGACCAACCAGAACTCGACGAATTCTTTTCAGACTGA